From Mucilaginibacter gotjawali:
ATCAGAACCTGATGCAGAGGGCCATATAGAATGGGAGCTAGCTTTATGCATACCTTTATCGTTGTTTGTTCACCATCATATTAACCCGTTAACTGACAGCATTGGACGGGTAAATTTCTTTAAATGCGGCGACAATCTCCCTGAGCCGCACTTTTTAAGCTGGAGCAGCGTTGACAGCCCTCTGCCTGATTTCCATTTGCCGGAATTTTTTGGCACCATTCAGTTCATTTAAAAGACATTAACTGATTCTTTGACTGATTTATTGATCCTAAAGATAAATGACAGTTAAAACATTACCAATTTGTCAATAAATATCACAATTTTATTGAGTTTTTTACCTTTTTAACATCAATTTAATATTAAAATAATAAAAATGCATTTTTTACGAAAAAAATAATTTTCTATGTGTGCGAACACGCAATTAAATTACATATATTTGTTTTAGCGATCAAATACACTTAATAATGAACGTATATGGAGATATATACACAATTAAATTTTGCGTATTCGGCGACACCTATTTTTTTTTGCAATTAACATTAAACAAACTAAAATGCACTTATCCGTTAACATTCTTTTAAAAAAACAACTATGTTCAATTTGAAAAAACTTTTACTCTTTCTTTTGTTGGTAGTGAGCTGTTGTAACCTTTTTGCCCAGGGCCGGGTGTTAAAAGGAAAGGTTACTGAAAAAGATGGCTCAGCATTACCCGGAGTTGTTATTGAAATAAAAGGCAACACTAAAAGCGCAGTCGCTTCGGGCCCGGATGGTTTCTTTTCCATAAACATTAGTGGCGCCGCTACTTTAGTGGCACACTCCATTGGTTACACGGCTCAAACCATTAATGTAACCGCATCGCAAAACAACTTAACCATCGTAATGCAGGTGGACAACCAGCAATTAGGCGAGATTGTAATTACAGGTTATGCCAAACAAAAGAAAGGCAACCTTACAAGCGCTATTTCTGTAGTATCAGCAGATAAATTAAAAGATGTAACCAGCGACGATATTGGCGCTATGTTACAAGGCAAAGTTGCGGGTTTGCAGGTAGTCAATTCATCAGGTGCCCCCGGCAGCGCATCTGAAATCCGACTCAGGGGGGTATCCTCTGTAAATGCCTCGCAAAGCCCTTTATTTGTGGTTGATGGCATAATTGGAGGCAATTATGACCCTAATGACGTGGAAAGCGTAACAGTTTTAAAAGATGCCGGTGCTACTGCCATTTATGGTTCACAGGCAAATGGCGGCGTTATCATCGTAACTACCAAAAAAGCTAAGGGCGATAAAACGCAATATGAATTTAGTGCCACAACAGGTTTTAAAACCCCTGATTTTGGCACCATGGTTATGATGAATAGCAGCGAGTTGTATCAAAACCAAAAGCAGTTGTTTCGTGATTACATTCCGGGCGCTGCCAATAACAGCTATGTAATTGATTTGGTTCAGTTTCAATCGCAGCGGCCGGCATCAATACTAAATACCAATACTAATTGGTTAACTACCTTATTTAAAAGCGCCCCTATTCAAAATTACCATTTTTCTACATCAGGTAAAACGGCAAAGAACGAATATTACTTCGGCGCCACTTTTTATAACGAAGGCGGAACCTTTATGAACACTGATTTTAAACGTGTTAATTTAAGGACAAACGATGTTTATCACTTTACCGACAAGATCACGATGACCAACAGCATTAATGTTAGCGGTACGCTGGGGAAAAGCTATGATTATAATGACATTTATTACGCTTACTTAAATTTGCCATGGGATAACCCGTATGATGCTAATCATAATGCGATTTATGTTGATGGCAACTCTACTTTCAAATGGTGGTCAAGGGATAAAACAAACCCTATAAATACCATCCAAAACTCAAACCATCCTTATAAAAATTTTGATGTGAATTATGACCTCGGGCTGGATTTGCCTATAACCCCCTGGTTATCATTTAATACATCAAACCGTTTAAGTGCATATTACGGGTACAGTTCAACTTATTACAGCCCCGCGGTCGAAGGATTTTATCATGGCACCGGGTATTTAAATAACCAAAGTTCGTTCAGCTATGGTGGCATTTCCACCAACTTACTGAAATTTAATTTTCAGTTTGGCAAAAGTGCATTGAACGGAATAGCCGGTGTTGAGTTTGAGGGTAGTGAAAATGATTATATGGGTGCAAGCGGTAAGGGATTGCCGCTCGGACTGGCTGTATTGGATGTAGTGTCTAATACGCAGACGGTAAACGGCTATTATAATACGCCATCAATCGTATCTTATCTTTCACAGGTAAATTACAGCTACCTTGGTCGCTACTTTTTAAGCGGATCCTTCCGGACAGACGGATCTTCAGCATTTCCTCCATCTAACCGTTATGCCTCTTTCCCATCTATATCTGCAGGATGGTTAGCAAGTAATGAGGATTTTTTAAAGGATAGCCACACCATTGACAATCTGAAATTGCGGGTAAGTTATGGTATTACCGGCACACAGGATATTGGTGCAGGCAGATACCTGGGTTTGTACTCGTTAAATACACAATATAACTCATCTGTAGGCGCCACGCCTTACCAATTGGAAAGCCCGAATTTAACATGGGAAAGTAAACACCAGCTGGATGCAGGTTTCGATATAGGCTTATTCCACCGCATTAACATTACGGTTGATGCCTATCACAATATTACAAAAAACCTGTTATTGCAGGTTGCCCAGCCCTTATCTGTTGGCTTTGAAACCAAATGGGAAAATAAAGGACAGGTACTTAATAATGGGTTGGAGTTTGCTATCAATAGCGTAAATATAAAAAGCGCTAATTTTCAGTGGACAACCGATTTTAACATCAGCTTTAACAACAACAAACTACAGGGTTTCCCTTCAACAGTTGTTTCAACAGGCGCCAGTTCAGTTTCGCAAATTTACCGTAATGATGGTAACCTGTACGAGTTCTATATGCCAAAATGGGAAGGGGTAAACCCGCAAACAGGCGCTCCCCAATGGGAAGTTGAAACTAAAGATAGCAAAGGCAATGTAACCTCTAAATCAGTTACTTCCAATTATGCTTTGGCAACTTTGGAGGAACAAGGTTCGGCCCTACCAAAATACCAGGGAGGTTTTAACAACGAGTTTAAATACAAGAAGTTTTTCTTGCGTGTAAATACTTACTTTGTATACGGTAACAAAATTTATAACGCAAATCTGAGCGAAGTACAAAATGACGGCAGCGAACCGTATCTGAACCAGATCGTTGCGCCAAAAGGCACTATCGTATGGACACATCCGGGTCAAATAGCGACAGATCCAAGCCCTCAGAATAACACTAACTCTACCTCACCGTCAACCAGGTATTTGAAAGACGGCAGTTACCTGAGTATAAGAAATATTGCATTGGGCTACAGCTTGCCCAAATCTTTCGTGCAGCGGCTGAAATTATCCGATGTAAACGTATCTGTAAGCGCCGACAATGTATACACCTTTACCCATTACCTGGGCCAGGATCCGGCAACAACTATTACACCAGGTAATTTTATTACCCCTGGCGTTGCCGATTTTAAATACCCGGACAATCGTCAATTTTTATTGAACATAAATATCAAATTTTAAAAGATCAGGTGATGAAAAATAAATTATTTTATATAACAGCGCTATCTCTGCTGATATGCACAGGCTGTAAACAAAATGACCTGCCTACCAATGCTGTAACTACGGCATCATTAACAACTACACCCGATGGCTTATTAAATGCCGTAAATGGCGCTTATGCGTTATTTAAGGATCATGTTTCTTTTGAGGGCACTACAGATGATAATAATATGTATCTGCGGCAGTATTTCCAGATGTCGGACTTCGCGTCAGACGATGTGGTATGCGCCCAGATCACTACCGACCCGTTATTTCTTGCTTTTTCGTTGGGTTTTACCCCTACACAAACCAATGCAAGTTATTTCTGGTACATTTCCTACAAAATCATCAGTGATGCAAATACTGTAATAGAGGCCGGAAGCAAAATAAGCAGCCCAACGGCCGCGCAGCAGCAATTGATTGGCGAATGCTATTTTTTAAGAGCTTTCTGCCACTTTAACCTGGTTCGCTTTTTTGCTGAGCCTTATACCATAAACCCCGATGCTCCCGGCATTATATTAAGAACATCAACCACTGATCCGTCATCAAAAGCGCGTTCAAGTGTTAAAGAAGTTTATGCACAAATAATTGCTGATGGAATTAAAGCTGCATCGCTGATGAACGCGCCGCGCGGAAAAACCTATGCGAGTAAGGAAGCTGCAGAGGCCTTATTATCAAGGGTTTCATTATACGAAGGTGATAATACAAGCACCATCACCTATAGCAACGCGGTTATTAATTCAGGGAACTTTACTGAATCAACTGCAGATGCCTATAAAACACTCTTTTCAAATGCACCGGCGAATCCTGAAACAATATTTTGCATAGCGTTTACCACTTTGGATGATTACGGAAAATTTGGTTCAATAGCTTCTCAATATTATTCAAACGGCAACTCCGGCTGGGGTGAAGAATATGCTTCGCAGCCTTTACGTACGTTATATGCCCAAAATCCATCGGACGTCCGCTCCTCCTATATAGTCGACCTGGTAGATTCAACAGGTACACAGCAGTACAAAAATGGCATTCCAATTTATTATGTAACCAAATTCTCCTTCCAGGGAGGCAGTCCTACGCTCAGCTCCCCGGTAATGTTCCGCCTGTCAGAAATGTACCTGAACAAGGCAGAGGCAGAAGCTAAACTTGGCCAAACAGCAGCCGCGCTTGCCGATGTGGATATGATCAGGAAAAACAGGGGATTATCCGGTGCGCTTTACAACGGCACCGTACCTTCAAATACGACTTTGTTGGATGTTGTATTAAAGGAAAGAAGGTTAGAACTGGCTTTTGAAGCCGACCGTACTTTCACAGTTTACCGCAACAAAATGAATATGGATAAAACTTATTGGGGATACCATTTGCAGGGCTTACAAGCCAGCGACATTAATTTAAGTGTTGCACCTGCCAACTACCCTAATATGATCATCCCGTACACCAGTACCAAAATCATTTATTATATACCACAAGCCGAGATATTATCTAATCCACTGGCAACTCAAAATCCATAATTAACAGTAAAATAATTCAATTGCTATTAATGAAAATGATATGAAAAAATTTAAGTTTATATTAAGCTGTTTCTTGCTGACAGGATTTATTACCGGATTTGAAGCCTGTAAAAAGAACCCGGAGCAACCCGTAAAAGATGTGGTTTTTACAGACGTTGTAAAAAGCTACGTAGTTACCTTTTCCAACAAAACTACTGATGCAAAAGCATTCAGATGGGATTTTGGAGACAGCACCAGCTCAACCGATGCCAATCCGGTACATACCTATACAAAAAAAGGGAAATTTGTAGCCACTTTGTATGCGACGTTAAATAACGGCCAGGTTATAAATGGTTCAACCATCATCAACGTATCAAAAAGCTCACCCATATTATTGAATGATAATTCATTAAAGGATTGGGATACCATATCAAACGTGGTTATACCAACCGGGGCCCTGGGCGGAATTGTTCAGAAAGCTAAATTCGATTATGATAGCCAGAATGTTTATATCTACATGGAGATGAAAGGAACGGTAGCTGCAGGAAACATTTTTGACTTCTATATGGATACTGACAATGATGCCACCACTGGTTTACTTACAGGCGAGATACCGGGCGGGGGTTACGATTACCTGCTGGAAGGCCCGATGCTTAGCGCCCCGGATGCATTGGTTCAATATCAACATACAGGGGCACAAAACGCGTTTAGTTTTAACGCACTAAGTATCGCTGAATTTTATACTGTAGGTACGGTTCAGGACGCAGAGGGAGTTGTAAAATTCGAGATGTCACTTAGCCGCAGTAAAATTGGCGGGTTAAGCGGCAAAGCGTTGACCTTCGGTATAATTGTTAGTGATTCGGGTTGGAGTGAAGTGGGTTGGATGCCTGGACAGGGCCAAACTGCTTTAACACTTGACATCAGCCAATAATAAGTTTTATACCTGATAAATGGAAAGCATTATTCCGAAATCGGCTAACAGGCTCATCTCCTTAGATGTGATGCGCGGGCTTATTATGATATTGCTGGCCGGCGAAAGCTGCCTGGTATATGAGCATTTACACGCACTGCATTTAGGAGGTGCCGCCGACGGCTTGATCAACCAGTTTTTTCATGACCCGTGGCATGGCCTCCACTTTTGGGACTGCGTACAGCCGGCCTTTATGCTAATGGCGGGGGCGGCCATGTATATTTCCTATAACTCAAAACGGGCGAAAGGCATAACCTGGCAGCAAAACTTTAAACACATTGCGCTGCGGTCGGTAAAATTATTTTTACTGGGTACAGGCTTACACTGTGTTTATGCAGGCAAACTTGTTTTTGAACTTTGGAATGTGCTTACCCAGTTATCGTTTACTACCATTATCGCTTATCTGATCATCAACAGATCGTTTTGGTTCCAGTTAAGTTTCTCAATAGCCCTGCTGGTGATAACTGATGTTTTGTACCGCAATATATTAATGCCCGGGTTTGATCGGCCTTATACAGAGTTTCACAACTTTGGGGCTTATATGGATACCGTGCTGATGGGGAAAATCAATACCGACGGGTGGGTTGCCATCAATATTATCCCAACGGCGGCACACACCATTTGGGGGGTATTGGCGGGCAAACTATTGATATCAAAAGAACCGGCCACGAAAAAGATCCAATACCTGGTAATTGCCGGCCTGGTTGGGCTGGCCTTGGGTTTTGGGCTGGATATTGCAAATATAACCCCGATCATAAAGCGGATAAGCACCAGCTCCTTTGTGCTGGCATCAGGCGGATGGGTATTGCTGCTCCTGGCTTTTCTGTATTGGTTAATCGATATAAAACACGTAAACAAATATGCATGGATTTGTATAGTGGTGGGGGTAAACTCCATCTTTATTTACCTGTTTTTTGAAACCGCAGGCGCACAATGGTTCAACAACGCCATAGGCATATTTGTTAAGGGATTGCTGGGCTTTACAGGCTTGCAGGCAAACCTGATTGCCGTATTTTCTGCACTGGTAACCTTATTTGCTGAATGGTACCTGTGTTATTTCCTGAGTAAGCATAAAGTGTTCATAAAAATATAACGAACAAGGCTTACCCGCGAATTTTAACCAACAAAAAATCAAAATGAAAAACTCAATCATAGTTGCTGCGCTATTATTTGCGCTGTCGTCATGCAGTAAAAAGGAAACAGTAGTTAAAACCCCTGTTGATACGTCGGCAATTGTAACGTATACCGAAAGCAGCCAGGATATAGTAAATCCCGAAAGAGG
This genomic window contains:
- a CDS encoding SusC/RagA family TonB-linked outer membrane protein, whose protein sequence is MFNLKKLLLFLLLVVSCCNLFAQGRVLKGKVTEKDGSALPGVVIEIKGNTKSAVASGPDGFFSINISGAATLVAHSIGYTAQTINVTASQNNLTIVMQVDNQQLGEIVITGYAKQKKGNLTSAISVVSADKLKDVTSDDIGAMLQGKVAGLQVVNSSGAPGSASEIRLRGVSSVNASQSPLFVVDGIIGGNYDPNDVESVTVLKDAGATAIYGSQANGGVIIVTTKKAKGDKTQYEFSATTGFKTPDFGTMVMMNSSELYQNQKQLFRDYIPGAANNSYVIDLVQFQSQRPASILNTNTNWLTTLFKSAPIQNYHFSTSGKTAKNEYYFGATFYNEGGTFMNTDFKRVNLRTNDVYHFTDKITMTNSINVSGTLGKSYDYNDIYYAYLNLPWDNPYDANHNAIYVDGNSTFKWWSRDKTNPINTIQNSNHPYKNFDVNYDLGLDLPITPWLSFNTSNRLSAYYGYSSTYYSPAVEGFYHGTGYLNNQSSFSYGGISTNLLKFNFQFGKSALNGIAGVEFEGSENDYMGASGKGLPLGLAVLDVVSNTQTVNGYYNTPSIVSYLSQVNYSYLGRYFLSGSFRTDGSSAFPPSNRYASFPSISAGWLASNEDFLKDSHTIDNLKLRVSYGITGTQDIGAGRYLGLYSLNTQYNSSVGATPYQLESPNLTWESKHQLDAGFDIGLFHRINITVDAYHNITKNLLLQVAQPLSVGFETKWENKGQVLNNGLEFAINSVNIKSANFQWTTDFNISFNNNKLQGFPSTVVSTGASSVSQIYRNDGNLYEFYMPKWEGVNPQTGAPQWEVETKDSKGNVTSKSVTSNYALATLEEQGSALPKYQGGFNNEFKYKKFFLRVNTYFVYGNKIYNANLSEVQNDGSEPYLNQIVAPKGTIVWTHPGQIATDPSPQNNTNSTSPSTRYLKDGSYLSIRNIALGYSLPKSFVQRLKLSDVNVSVSADNVYTFTHYLGQDPATTITPGNFITPGVADFKYPDNRQFLLNINIKF
- a CDS encoding RagB/SusD family nutrient uptake outer membrane protein; this encodes MKNKLFYITALSLLICTGCKQNDLPTNAVTTASLTTTPDGLLNAVNGAYALFKDHVSFEGTTDDNNMYLRQYFQMSDFASDDVVCAQITTDPLFLAFSLGFTPTQTNASYFWYISYKIISDANTVIEAGSKISSPTAAQQQLIGECYFLRAFCHFNLVRFFAEPYTINPDAPGIILRTSTTDPSSKARSSVKEVYAQIIADGIKAASLMNAPRGKTYASKEAAEALLSRVSLYEGDNTSTITYSNAVINSGNFTESTADAYKTLFSNAPANPETIFCIAFTTLDDYGKFGSIASQYYSNGNSGWGEEYASQPLRTLYAQNPSDVRSSYIVDLVDSTGTQQYKNGIPIYYVTKFSFQGGSPTLSSPVMFRLSEMYLNKAEAEAKLGQTAAALADVDMIRKNRGLSGALYNGTVPSNTTLLDVVLKERRLELAFEADRTFTVYRNKMNMDKTYWGYHLQGLQASDINLSVAPANYPNMIIPYTSTKIIYYIPQAEILSNPLATQNP
- a CDS encoding PKD domain-containing protein; translation: MKKFKFILSCFLLTGFITGFEACKKNPEQPVKDVVFTDVVKSYVVTFSNKTTDAKAFRWDFGDSTSSTDANPVHTYTKKGKFVATLYATLNNGQVINGSTIINVSKSSPILLNDNSLKDWDTISNVVIPTGALGGIVQKAKFDYDSQNVYIYMEMKGTVAAGNIFDFYMDTDNDATTGLLTGEIPGGGYDYLLEGPMLSAPDALVQYQHTGAQNAFSFNALSIAEFYTVGTVQDAEGVVKFEMSLSRSKIGGLSGKALTFGIIVSDSGWSEVGWMPGQGQTALTLDISQ
- a CDS encoding acyltransferase family protein, which translates into the protein MESIIPKSANRLISLDVMRGLIMILLAGESCLVYEHLHALHLGGAADGLINQFFHDPWHGLHFWDCVQPAFMLMAGAAMYISYNSKRAKGITWQQNFKHIALRSVKLFLLGTGLHCVYAGKLVFELWNVLTQLSFTTIIAYLIINRSFWFQLSFSIALLVITDVLYRNILMPGFDRPYTEFHNFGAYMDTVLMGKINTDGWVAINIIPTAAHTIWGVLAGKLLISKEPATKKIQYLVIAGLVGLALGFGLDIANITPIIKRISTSSFVLASGGWVLLLLAFLYWLIDIKHVNKYAWICIVVGVNSIFIYLFFETAGAQWFNNAIGIFVKGLLGFTGLQANLIAVFSALVTLFAEWYLCYFLSKHKVFIKI